The following proteins are co-located in the Camarhynchus parvulus chromosome 19, STF_HiC, whole genome shotgun sequence genome:
- the LOC115911457 gene encoding E3 ubiquitin-protein ligase TRIM39-like produces the protein MALAGALERLQEEAICPICLEYMSEPVSIDCGHNFCRGCIAKHCQDKGLWADGPFSCPQCRASCHRSGFRPNRQLANIVESIRQLGLRGGLGPELEPGTPLCPQHDERLKLFCEEDEEPICVVCRESLQHRPHTVYPIEEAAHVYKVKLQKSLESLLKEVEEVKKRESAERMKTQECKETVKKKRERIVSEFGKLHRLLADEEKLLLQKLEEEEKQILLLINENLARLVEEKCLLEELILEIKEKSQQPADGLLKDMKSILSRCEGVKFQSPKAVSVTLKENYCIPERCLGMRDMLKKFRVDVILDPETAHPDLSVSEDRKSVRRGSKKLLLSLFDSPKRFGSAPAVLGSPGFFSGRHYWEVQVGDKPEWGLGLCREAAGRKGSVLFSPNNGYWVLRLQNGGTYEALTVPVSPVTLSVRPRRVGIFLDYEAGEISFYNVSDRSHIYTFTDKFSGNLRPLFFLGAFLGGRNAEPLVISWVRDPQGTGCIIL, from the exons ATGGCTCTGGCAGGTGCCCTGGAGCGGCTGCAGGAGGAGGCCATTTGCCCCATCTGCCTGGAGTACATGAGCGAGCCGGTCAGCATCGACTGCGGCCACAACTTCTGCCGAGGCTGCATCGCCAAGCActgccaggacaaggggctgTGGGCCGACGGGCCCTTCTCCTGCCCGCAGTGCCGGGCCTCCTGCCACCGCAGCGGCTTCCGACCCAACCGGCAGCTGGCCAACATCGTGGAGAGCATCCGCCAGCTGGGGCTGCGGGGCGGCCTGGGGCCCGAGCTGGAGCCGGGgacccccctgtgcccccagcacgACGAGCGGCTGAAGCTGTTCTGCGAGGAGGACGAGGAGCCCATCTGCGTGGTGTGTCGGGAGTCCCTGCAGCACCGCCCGCACACCGTGTACCCCATCGAGGAGGCGGCGCACGTCTACAAG gtCAAACTCCAGAAATCCCTGGAGAGTCTTTTAAAGGAAGTGGAGGAGGTGAAGAAGCGTGAGTCAGCAGAAAGGATGAAAACCCAGGAGTGCAAG GAGACAGTAAAGAAAAAGCGGGAGAGGATTGTGAGTGAGTTTGGTAAGCTACATCGGCTGCTGGCTGATGAGGAGAAGCTACTGCTCCagaagctggaggaggaagagaagcagaTTCTGCTGCTGATCAATGAAAACTTGGCCAGGCTGGTGGAGGAGAAGTGCTTGCTGGAGGAGCTGATCCTGGAGATAAAAGAGAagagccagcagccagctgatGGGCTGCTCAAG GACATGAAAAGCATCCTGAGTAG GTGTGAAGGAGTAAAATTCCAATCCCCCAAGGCTGTGTCTGTGACCCTGAAGGAAAACTACTGCATTCCTGAGCGCTGCCTGGGCATGAGGGACATGCTGAAGAAGTTCAGAG TGGACGTGATTCTGGACCCAGAGACAGCACACCCAGACCTCTCTGTGTCTGAGGACCGCAAGAGCGTCCGGCGTGGGAGCAAGAAGCTGCTTCTGTCCCTCTTTGACAGCCCCAAGAGGTTTGGCAGCGCCCCGGCGGTGCTGGGCAGCCCCGGCTTCTTCTCGGGCCGCCACTACTGGGAGGTGCAGGTGGGAGACAAGCCCGAGTGGGGCCTGGGGCTGTGTCGAGAGGCTGCCGGCCGGAAAGGCTCTGTCCTCTTCTCCCCCAACAATGGTTACTGGGTGCTGCGGCTGCAAAATGGGGGCACCTATGAGGCCCTGACCGTACCCGTGTCCCCCGTGACCCTGAGTGTGAGGCCCCGGCGCGTCGGGATCTTCCTGGACTATGAGGCGGGAGAGATCTCCTTCTACAATGTGAGCGACCGCTCCCACATTTACACCTTCACCGACAAGTTCTCAGGCAATCTCCGGCCTCTCTTTTTCTTGGGTGCCTTTTTGGGGGGCAGAAATGCAGAACCCTTGGTGATCTCCTGGGTCAGGGACCCACAGGGGACCGGATGCATCATCTTGTGA
- the LOC115911765 gene encoding C-C motif chemokine 5-like — translation MKTFTAALSVLFVVVFCYQAASSPFSLNSCGPCCVEYISRPLSLSRVVKYEPTGSHCSLPAVIFTTIKDKLVCANPNDKWVKNIMNQLKDNKHSG, via the exons ATGAAGACCTTCACAGCAGCCCTTTCTGTACTTTTCGTGGTTGTCTTCTGCTACCAGGCCGCCTCTTCTCCAT TTTCTCTCAACTCTTGTGGTCCCTGCTGTGTTGAGTACATCTCCAGACCATTGTCCTTGAGCCGTGTGGTAAAGTATGAGCCCACAGGCAGccactgctccctgccagctgtgaT atTTACCACCATCAAGGACAAGCTGGTCTGTGCCAATCCTAATGACAAGTGGGTCAAGAACATAATGAATCAACTAAAGGACAATAAGCACAGTGGATGA